A region of Acipenser ruthenus chromosome 51, fAciRut3.2 maternal haplotype, whole genome shotgun sequence DNA encodes the following proteins:
- the LOC117970624 gene encoding membrane cofactor protein-like: protein MSGSGNSTSNAVFVMRLCLGLAWLVVTVSGQCGPPPQRPNTVLTGEGKPDYTEGAVLRYACQVGFVKTKAGDASITCKNKAWSDSTLVCVPKSCGSPGEILNGQYVFTGEGVTFGQKATAVCDKGYQLSGSGVRNCRENGWDGGVPQCEPVRCPDPPEIQNGHIKNPPERTVTYNTVIMYKCSAGYYLEGDRDSVCAEDGTYNSAPPRCKVVKDCENPQVKNGRKVQGFGHSYKQNNAVSFACDKGHRLDGSSSVTCQGNGTWLPPVPNCLPIDSKSELNPGGRAGSLSAAPVLLGLITIVTLMLFS, encoded by the coding sequence atgtctggttCAGGGAATTCAACATCAAACGCTGTATTTGTAATGCGGCTGTGCTTGGGGCTGGCTTGGCTCGTCGTCACGGTTTCGGGACAGTGCGGACCCCCTCCTCAACGCCCCAACACCGTTTTAACCGGAGAAGGCAAACCGGACTACACCGAAGGAGCTGTACTCCGCTACGCTTGCCAGGTCGGGTTTGTAAAGACCAAAGCAGGAGATGCTTCAATCACTTGTAAAAACAAGGCATGGTCCGACTCGACCCTGGTTTGCGTGCCCAAAAGCTGCGGCTCTCCGGGCGAGATTCTCAACGGACAGTATGTGTTTACCGGAGAAGGCGTGACGTTTGGGCAAAAGGCGACCGCAGTTTGCGATAAAGGATACCAGCTATCCGGCAGCGGCGTCAGAAACTGCCGAGAAAACGGCTGGGACGGCGGCGTGCCTCAGTGCGAACCCGTTAGGTGCCCGGACCCCCCGGAGATCCAGAACGGACACATCAAAAACCCGCCCGAGCGAACCGTCACCTATAACACGGTTATAATGTACAAGTGTTCAGCGGGATACTACCTGGAAGGTGACCGCGACTCTGTCTGTGCCGAAGACGGGACGTACAACAGCGCCCCTCCGCGGTGTAAAGTGGTTAAAGACTGCGAAAACCCGCAGGTGAAAAACGGCCGAAAGGTCCAAGGTTTCGGACACagttacaaacaaaacaacgcAGTCAGCTTCGCCTGTGACAAGGGACACCGGCTCGATGGATCCAGCTCCGTTACCTGTCAAGGAAACGGCACCTGGCTTCCTCCGGTCCCGAATTGTCTTCCAATCGACTCCAAGTCCGAGTTAAACCCGGGAGGTCGCGCCGGTTCACTCAGCGCCGCACCCGTTCTACTCGGATTAATCACGATTGTGACTCTAATGTTGTTCAGCTAA
- the LOC117967848 gene encoding splicing factor 3B subunit 2-like isoform X2, with amino-acid sequence MEQGFKTPSSAAITDYKMMRKGWRTLPARHEEFTRPLHKTAPKYPNLENEKTEPAMATDGPPGTEQNTPDLSNPAALLNTWSIQELQAKLAEIGAPNMGPREEMIDRLKGYSMQTGILLTKPVFRSDDGDKSGPSPVQMAGMPVPPHSMGLPPGIPQGMPLGFPLGLVGPPPPGMPPPLRLPVIDPTNLSEEDHLKIAQHRAAMLLQQEGRAQQQQQQQQQGSERSLEEHMKDQELLEQQKRAAVLLEHERQQQEMAKMQQGVSGPRGPDPGPQMPPIPQMPPMPQIPQMPHRGNSSAPPPPGVSLGPPGMSHGPPSQRQRGPPPPPPGEDMREGDDGMVGPKIPQALEKILQLKEMRQEQLSTVLPEEEDKEMETDVKSPTAASMSETEEDETTASKKDKNRKRRNRKKKKKKEQKMAAAAASEENGEKEREKGKEAAPPEVEIEYVTEEPQILDPNFIFFKRIFEAFKLTDDVKKEKEKEPEKTDKLEAAAVKKKGFEEEKKDSDSDDDSDEDLRRDVSKMSKKKLRRMNRLTVAELKQLVARPDVVEMHDVTAQEPKLLVHLKATRNTVPVPRHWCFKRKYLQGKRGIEKPPFELPEFIKRTGIQEMREALQEKEEAKTMKTKMREKVRPKMGKIDIDYQKLHDAFFKWQMKPKLTIHGDLYYEGKEFETRLKEKKPGDLSDELRNALGMPVGPNSHKVPPPWLIAMQRYGPPPSYPNLKIPGLNSPIPEGCSFGYHAGGWGKPPVDEMGKPLYGDVFGTNAGDFQTKTEEEEIDRTPWGELEASDEESSEEEEEEESDEEKPDESGFITPADSGLITPGGFTSVPAGMETPELIELRKKKIEEAMDGNETPQLFTVLPEKRPASVGTAMMGSTHIYDVSSAVSRKGASAQELQGVEVALTLCVCVSLPVGGESEGGQRSGAAGCGGGSDPVCVCVSPGRR; translated from the exons cacCGAAATACCCGAACCTGGAGAACGAGAAAACGGAACCAGCCATGGCGACCGATGGACCGCCGGGAACCGAACAGAACACGCCCGATCTGAGCAACCCAGCCGCTCTGCTCAACACCTGGAGCATCCAGGAGCTGCAGGCGAAGCTGGCCGAAATCGGAGCCCCGAACATGG GTCCCAGGGAGGAAATGATCGATCGACTGAAGGGCTACAGCATGCAG ACTGGTATTCTGCTGACTAAGCCAGTTTTCCGAAGCGATGATGGAGATAAATCTGGACCCTCACCTGTGCAG ATGGCTGGCATGCCCGTGCCCCCCCACTCTATGGGGTTGCCCCCCGGGATTCCCCAGGGGATGCCGCTGGGCTTTCCCCTGGGTCTGGTGGGCCCCCCACCTCCGGGCATGCCCCCGCCCCTGCGGCTGCCCGTCATCGACCCCACGAATCTGTCGGAGGAAGACCACCTGAAGATCGCCCAGCACCGAGCTGCCATGCTGCTGCAGCAGGAAGGGAgagcgcagcagcagcagcagcagcagcagcag GGAAGCGAACGCTCCCTGGAAGAGCACATGAAAGACCAGGAGCTTCTGGAGCAGCAGAAGAGG GCTGCGGTGTTGCTGGAGCACGAGAGGCAGCAGCAAGAAATGGCTAAGATGCAGCAAGGGGTCTCAGGGCCCCGGGGCCCAGACCCAGGTCCCCAGATGCCCCCGATTCCCCAGATGCCCCCCATGCCCCAGATCCCTCAAATGCCCCATCGAG gTAACTCCAGCGCCCCCCCGCCCCCTGGAGTCTCGCTGGGACCCCCGGGCATGTCGCACGGACCCCCCAGCCAGAGACAGAGAGGCCCTCCCCCACCGCCCCCTGGAGAGGACATGAGAGAG GGAGATGACGGAATGGTTGGTCCTAAGATCCCACAAGCTCTGGAGAAGATCCTGCAGCTGAAGGAGATGAGACAGGAGCAGCTCAGCACAGTCCTGCCAG aagaggAAGACAAGGAAATGGAAACAGACGTCAAATCTCCAACAGCAGCCAGCATGTCCGAGACGGAGGAGGATGAGACGACAGCGTCCAAAAAAGAC AAAAACCGAAAGAGGCGGaacaggaagaagaagaagaagaaggagcaGAAAATGGCGGCTGCAGCGGCGAGCGAAGAGAacggagagaaggagagagagaaagggaaggAGGCAGCGCCCCCGGAGGTGGAGATAGAGTACGTCACGGAGGAGCCGCAGATCCTCGACCCCAACTTCATCTTCTTCAAGAGGATCTTCGAGGCCTTCAAG CTCACTGACGATGtgaagaaagagaaggagaaagagcCTGAAAAGACGGATAAACTGGAAGCAGCGGCAGTGAAAAAGAAGGGGTTCGAGGAGGAGAAGAAAGACAGCGACTCGGATGACGACAGCGATGAG GACCTGAGGCGTGACGTTAGTAAGATGTCGAAGAAGAAGCTGAGGAGAATGAACAGGCTGACGGTGGCTGAACTGAAGCAG CTCGTGGCGCGCCCGGACGTGGTCGAGATGCACGACGTGACGGCTCAGGAGCCCAAGCTGCTGGTCCACCTGAAAGCCACGCGGAACACGGTGCCCGTGCCACGCCACTGGTGCTTCAAGAGGAAGTACCTGCAGGGCAAGAGGGGCATCGAGAAACCGCCCTTCGAGCTGCCCGAGTTCATCAAGAGGACGGGCATCCAGGAGATGAGGGAGGCGCTGCAGGAGAAG gaagAGGCTAAAACCATGAAGACGAAAATGAGAGAGAAGGTTCGCCCCAAGATGGGCAAGATCGATATCGACTACCAGAAGCTCCACGACGCTTTCTTCAAGTGGCAGATGAAGCCCAAACTCACGATCCACGGGGATCTGTACTACGAG GGTAAGGAGTTTGAGACGAGACTGAAAGAGAAGAAACCAGGAGATCTTTCGGACGAGCTCCGGAACGCACTGGGAATGCCGGTCGGACCA AACTCTCACAAAGTTCCCCCGCCCTGGCTGATCGCCATGCAGAGGTACGGGCCCCCACCTTCCTACCCCAACCTGAAGATCCCGGGACTCAACTCTCCCATCCCAGAG GGGTGCTCGTTCGGGTATCACGCTGGGGGCTGGGGGAAACCTCCCGTGGATGAGATGGGCAAGCCGCTGTACGGAGACGTCTTCGGGACCAATGCCGGAGACTTCCAG ACGAAGACGGAGGAAGAGGAGATCGATCGCACCCCCTGGGGAGAGCTGGAGGCCTCTGATGAAGAGTCgagtgaggaagaggaggaggaggagagcgaCGAGGAGAAGCCAGACGAGAGCGGCTTCATCACCCCTGCGGACAG CGGGCTCATCACTCCCGGAGGATTCACGTCTGTCCCGGCAGGAATGGAGACCCCGGAGCTCATCGAACTCCGAAAGAAGAAAATCGAGGAAGCCATGGATGG TAACGAGACGCCCCAGCTGTTCACAGTCCTGCCCGAGAAGAGGCCCGCGTCGGTGGGGACGGCGATGATGGGGTCCACCCATATCTACGACGTCTCATCC GCGGTGAGTCGGAAGGGGGCCAGCGCTCAGGAGCTGCAGGGTGTGGAGGTGGCtctgaccctgtgtgtgtgtgtgtctctcccggTAGGCGGTGAGTCGGAAGGGGGCCAGCGCTCAGGAGCTGCAGGGTGTGGAGGTGGCtctgaccctgtgtgtgtgtgtgtctctcccggTAGGCGGTGA
- the LOC117967848 gene encoding splicing factor 3B subunit 2-like isoform X1, translated as MEQGFKTPSSAAITDYKMMRKGWRTLPARHEEFTRPLHKTAPKYPNLENEKTEPAMATDGPPGTEQNTPDLSNPAALLNTWSIQELQAKLAEIGAPNMGPREEMIDRLKGYSMQTGILLTKPVFRSDDGDKSGPSPVQMAGMPVPPHSMGLPPGIPQGMPLGFPLGLVGPPPPGMPPPLRLPVIDPTNLSEEDHLKIAQHRAAMLLQQEGRAQQQQQQQQQGSERSLEEHMKDQELLEQQKRAAVLLEHERQQQEMAKMQQGVSGPRGPDPGPQMPPIPQMPPMPQIPQMPHRGNSSAPPPPGVSLGPPGMSHGPPSQRQRGPPPPPPGEDMREGDDGMVGPKIPQALEKILQLKEMRQEQLSTVLPEEEDKEMETDVKSPTAASMSETEEDETTASKKDKNRKRRNRKKKKKKEQKMAAAAASEENGEKEREKGKEAAPPEVEIEYVTEEPQILDPNFIFFKRIFEAFKLTDDVKKEKEKEPEKTDKLEAAAVKKKGFEEEKKDSDSDDDSDEDLRRDVSKMSKKKLRRMNRLTVAELKQLVARPDVVEMHDVTAQEPKLLVHLKATRNTVPVPRHWCFKRKYLQGKRGIEKPPFELPEFIKRTGIQEMREALQEKEEAKTMKTKMREKVRPKMGKIDIDYQKLHDAFFKWQMKPKLTIHGDLYYEGKEFETRLKEKKPGDLSDELRNALGMPVGPNSHKVPPPWLIAMQRYGPPPSYPNLKIPGLNSPIPEGCSFGYHAGGWGKPPVDEMGKPLYGDVFGTNAGDFQTKTEEEEIDRTPWGELEASDEESSEEEEEEESDEEKPDESGFITPADSGLITPGGFTSVPAGMETPELIELRKKKIEEAMDGNETPQLFTVLPEKRPASVGTAMMGSTHIYDVSSAVSRKGASAQELQGVEVALAPEELELDPMAMTQKYEEHVREQQAQVEKEDFSDMVAEHAAKQKQKKRKAQPQDNRGGAKRYKEFKF; from the exons cacCGAAATACCCGAACCTGGAGAACGAGAAAACGGAACCAGCCATGGCGACCGATGGACCGCCGGGAACCGAACAGAACACGCCCGATCTGAGCAACCCAGCCGCTCTGCTCAACACCTGGAGCATCCAGGAGCTGCAGGCGAAGCTGGCCGAAATCGGAGCCCCGAACATGG GTCCCAGGGAGGAAATGATCGATCGACTGAAGGGCTACAGCATGCAG ACTGGTATTCTGCTGACTAAGCCAGTTTTCCGAAGCGATGATGGAGATAAATCTGGACCCTCACCTGTGCAG ATGGCTGGCATGCCCGTGCCCCCCCACTCTATGGGGTTGCCCCCCGGGATTCCCCAGGGGATGCCGCTGGGCTTTCCCCTGGGTCTGGTGGGCCCCCCACCTCCGGGCATGCCCCCGCCCCTGCGGCTGCCCGTCATCGACCCCACGAATCTGTCGGAGGAAGACCACCTGAAGATCGCCCAGCACCGAGCTGCCATGCTGCTGCAGCAGGAAGGGAgagcgcagcagcagcagcagcagcagcagcag GGAAGCGAACGCTCCCTGGAAGAGCACATGAAAGACCAGGAGCTTCTGGAGCAGCAGAAGAGG GCTGCGGTGTTGCTGGAGCACGAGAGGCAGCAGCAAGAAATGGCTAAGATGCAGCAAGGGGTCTCAGGGCCCCGGGGCCCAGACCCAGGTCCCCAGATGCCCCCGATTCCCCAGATGCCCCCCATGCCCCAGATCCCTCAAATGCCCCATCGAG gTAACTCCAGCGCCCCCCCGCCCCCTGGAGTCTCGCTGGGACCCCCGGGCATGTCGCACGGACCCCCCAGCCAGAGACAGAGAGGCCCTCCCCCACCGCCCCCTGGAGAGGACATGAGAGAG GGAGATGACGGAATGGTTGGTCCTAAGATCCCACAAGCTCTGGAGAAGATCCTGCAGCTGAAGGAGATGAGACAGGAGCAGCTCAGCACAGTCCTGCCAG aagaggAAGACAAGGAAATGGAAACAGACGTCAAATCTCCAACAGCAGCCAGCATGTCCGAGACGGAGGAGGATGAGACGACAGCGTCCAAAAAAGAC AAAAACCGAAAGAGGCGGaacaggaagaagaagaagaagaaggagcaGAAAATGGCGGCTGCAGCGGCGAGCGAAGAGAacggagagaaggagagagagaaagggaaggAGGCAGCGCCCCCGGAGGTGGAGATAGAGTACGTCACGGAGGAGCCGCAGATCCTCGACCCCAACTTCATCTTCTTCAAGAGGATCTTCGAGGCCTTCAAG CTCACTGACGATGtgaagaaagagaaggagaaagagcCTGAAAAGACGGATAAACTGGAAGCAGCGGCAGTGAAAAAGAAGGGGTTCGAGGAGGAGAAGAAAGACAGCGACTCGGATGACGACAGCGATGAG GACCTGAGGCGTGACGTTAGTAAGATGTCGAAGAAGAAGCTGAGGAGAATGAACAGGCTGACGGTGGCTGAACTGAAGCAG CTCGTGGCGCGCCCGGACGTGGTCGAGATGCACGACGTGACGGCTCAGGAGCCCAAGCTGCTGGTCCACCTGAAAGCCACGCGGAACACGGTGCCCGTGCCACGCCACTGGTGCTTCAAGAGGAAGTACCTGCAGGGCAAGAGGGGCATCGAGAAACCGCCCTTCGAGCTGCCCGAGTTCATCAAGAGGACGGGCATCCAGGAGATGAGGGAGGCGCTGCAGGAGAAG gaagAGGCTAAAACCATGAAGACGAAAATGAGAGAGAAGGTTCGCCCCAAGATGGGCAAGATCGATATCGACTACCAGAAGCTCCACGACGCTTTCTTCAAGTGGCAGATGAAGCCCAAACTCACGATCCACGGGGATCTGTACTACGAG GGTAAGGAGTTTGAGACGAGACTGAAAGAGAAGAAACCAGGAGATCTTTCGGACGAGCTCCGGAACGCACTGGGAATGCCGGTCGGACCA AACTCTCACAAAGTTCCCCCGCCCTGGCTGATCGCCATGCAGAGGTACGGGCCCCCACCTTCCTACCCCAACCTGAAGATCCCGGGACTCAACTCTCCCATCCCAGAG GGGTGCTCGTTCGGGTATCACGCTGGGGGCTGGGGGAAACCTCCCGTGGATGAGATGGGCAAGCCGCTGTACGGAGACGTCTTCGGGACCAATGCCGGAGACTTCCAG ACGAAGACGGAGGAAGAGGAGATCGATCGCACCCCCTGGGGAGAGCTGGAGGCCTCTGATGAAGAGTCgagtgaggaagaggaggaggaggagagcgaCGAGGAGAAGCCAGACGAGAGCGGCTTCATCACCCCTGCGGACAG CGGGCTCATCACTCCCGGAGGATTCACGTCTGTCCCGGCAGGAATGGAGACCCCGGAGCTCATCGAACTCCGAAAGAAGAAAATCGAGGAAGCCATGGATGG TAACGAGACGCCCCAGCTGTTCACAGTCCTGCCCGAGAAGAGGCCCGCGTCGGTGGGGACGGCGATGATGGGGTCCACCCATATCTACGACGTCTCATCC GCGGTGAGTCGGAAGGGGGCCAGCGCTCAGGAGCTGCAGGGTGTCGAGGTGGCTCtggcaccagaggagctggagctggatcCCATGGCCATGACCCAGAAATACGAGGAGCACGTGAGGGAGCAGCAAGCGCAGGTGGAGAAGGAAGACTTCAGCGACATGGTGGCCGAGCACGCTGCCAAGCAGAAG cAAAAGAAGAGAAAAGCCCAACCTCAAGACAACCGGGGCGGAGCCAAACGGTACAAAGAGTTCAAGTTTTAG
- the LOC117967848 gene encoding splicing factor 3B subunit 2-like isoform X3: MATDGPPGTEQNTPDLSNPAALLNTWSIQELQAKLAEIGAPNMGPREEMIDRLKGYSMQTGILLTKPVFRSDDGDKSGPSPVQMAGMPVPPHSMGLPPGIPQGMPLGFPLGLVGPPPPGMPPPLRLPVIDPTNLSEEDHLKIAQHRAAMLLQQEGRAQQQQQQQQQGSERSLEEHMKDQELLEQQKRAAVLLEHERQQQEMAKMQQGVSGPRGPDPGPQMPPIPQMPPMPQIPQMPHRGNSSAPPPPGVSLGPPGMSHGPPSQRQRGPPPPPPGEDMREGDDGMVGPKIPQALEKILQLKEMRQEQLSTVLPEEEDKEMETDVKSPTAASMSETEEDETTASKKDKNRKRRNRKKKKKKEQKMAAAAASEENGEKEREKGKEAAPPEVEIEYVTEEPQILDPNFIFFKRIFEAFKLTDDVKKEKEKEPEKTDKLEAAAVKKKGFEEEKKDSDSDDDSDEDLRRDVSKMSKKKLRRMNRLTVAELKQLVARPDVVEMHDVTAQEPKLLVHLKATRNTVPVPRHWCFKRKYLQGKRGIEKPPFELPEFIKRTGIQEMREALQEKEEAKTMKTKMREKVRPKMGKIDIDYQKLHDAFFKWQMKPKLTIHGDLYYEGKEFETRLKEKKPGDLSDELRNALGMPVGPNSHKVPPPWLIAMQRYGPPPSYPNLKIPGLNSPIPEGCSFGYHAGGWGKPPVDEMGKPLYGDVFGTNAGDFQTKTEEEEIDRTPWGELEASDEESSEEEEEEESDEEKPDESGFITPADSGLITPGGFTSVPAGMETPELIELRKKKIEEAMDGNETPQLFTVLPEKRPASVGTAMMGSTHIYDVSSAVSRKGASAQELQGVEVALAPEELELDPMAMTQKYEEHVREQQAQVEKEDFSDMVAEHAAKQKQKKRKAQPQDNRGGAKRYKEFKF; encoded by the exons ATGGCGACCGATGGACCGCCGGGAACCGAACAGAACACGCCCGATCTGAGCAACCCAGCCGCTCTGCTCAACACCTGGAGCATCCAGGAGCTGCAGGCGAAGCTGGCCGAAATCGGAGCCCCGAACATGG GTCCCAGGGAGGAAATGATCGATCGACTGAAGGGCTACAGCATGCAG ACTGGTATTCTGCTGACTAAGCCAGTTTTCCGAAGCGATGATGGAGATAAATCTGGACCCTCACCTGTGCAG ATGGCTGGCATGCCCGTGCCCCCCCACTCTATGGGGTTGCCCCCCGGGATTCCCCAGGGGATGCCGCTGGGCTTTCCCCTGGGTCTGGTGGGCCCCCCACCTCCGGGCATGCCCCCGCCCCTGCGGCTGCCCGTCATCGACCCCACGAATCTGTCGGAGGAAGACCACCTGAAGATCGCCCAGCACCGAGCTGCCATGCTGCTGCAGCAGGAAGGGAgagcgcagcagcagcagcagcagcagcagcag GGAAGCGAACGCTCCCTGGAAGAGCACATGAAAGACCAGGAGCTTCTGGAGCAGCAGAAGAGG GCTGCGGTGTTGCTGGAGCACGAGAGGCAGCAGCAAGAAATGGCTAAGATGCAGCAAGGGGTCTCAGGGCCCCGGGGCCCAGACCCAGGTCCCCAGATGCCCCCGATTCCCCAGATGCCCCCCATGCCCCAGATCCCTCAAATGCCCCATCGAG gTAACTCCAGCGCCCCCCCGCCCCCTGGAGTCTCGCTGGGACCCCCGGGCATGTCGCACGGACCCCCCAGCCAGAGACAGAGAGGCCCTCCCCCACCGCCCCCTGGAGAGGACATGAGAGAG GGAGATGACGGAATGGTTGGTCCTAAGATCCCACAAGCTCTGGAGAAGATCCTGCAGCTGAAGGAGATGAGACAGGAGCAGCTCAGCACAGTCCTGCCAG aagaggAAGACAAGGAAATGGAAACAGACGTCAAATCTCCAACAGCAGCCAGCATGTCCGAGACGGAGGAGGATGAGACGACAGCGTCCAAAAAAGAC AAAAACCGAAAGAGGCGGaacaggaagaagaagaagaagaaggagcaGAAAATGGCGGCTGCAGCGGCGAGCGAAGAGAacggagagaaggagagagagaaagggaaggAGGCAGCGCCCCCGGAGGTGGAGATAGAGTACGTCACGGAGGAGCCGCAGATCCTCGACCCCAACTTCATCTTCTTCAAGAGGATCTTCGAGGCCTTCAAG CTCACTGACGATGtgaagaaagagaaggagaaagagcCTGAAAAGACGGATAAACTGGAAGCAGCGGCAGTGAAAAAGAAGGGGTTCGAGGAGGAGAAGAAAGACAGCGACTCGGATGACGACAGCGATGAG GACCTGAGGCGTGACGTTAGTAAGATGTCGAAGAAGAAGCTGAGGAGAATGAACAGGCTGACGGTGGCTGAACTGAAGCAG CTCGTGGCGCGCCCGGACGTGGTCGAGATGCACGACGTGACGGCTCAGGAGCCCAAGCTGCTGGTCCACCTGAAAGCCACGCGGAACACGGTGCCCGTGCCACGCCACTGGTGCTTCAAGAGGAAGTACCTGCAGGGCAAGAGGGGCATCGAGAAACCGCCCTTCGAGCTGCCCGAGTTCATCAAGAGGACGGGCATCCAGGAGATGAGGGAGGCGCTGCAGGAGAAG gaagAGGCTAAAACCATGAAGACGAAAATGAGAGAGAAGGTTCGCCCCAAGATGGGCAAGATCGATATCGACTACCAGAAGCTCCACGACGCTTTCTTCAAGTGGCAGATGAAGCCCAAACTCACGATCCACGGGGATCTGTACTACGAG GGTAAGGAGTTTGAGACGAGACTGAAAGAGAAGAAACCAGGAGATCTTTCGGACGAGCTCCGGAACGCACTGGGAATGCCGGTCGGACCA AACTCTCACAAAGTTCCCCCGCCCTGGCTGATCGCCATGCAGAGGTACGGGCCCCCACCTTCCTACCCCAACCTGAAGATCCCGGGACTCAACTCTCCCATCCCAGAG GGGTGCTCGTTCGGGTATCACGCTGGGGGCTGGGGGAAACCTCCCGTGGATGAGATGGGCAAGCCGCTGTACGGAGACGTCTTCGGGACCAATGCCGGAGACTTCCAG ACGAAGACGGAGGAAGAGGAGATCGATCGCACCCCCTGGGGAGAGCTGGAGGCCTCTGATGAAGAGTCgagtgaggaagaggaggaggaggagagcgaCGAGGAGAAGCCAGACGAGAGCGGCTTCATCACCCCTGCGGACAG CGGGCTCATCACTCCCGGAGGATTCACGTCTGTCCCGGCAGGAATGGAGACCCCGGAGCTCATCGAACTCCGAAAGAAGAAAATCGAGGAAGCCATGGATGG TAACGAGACGCCCCAGCTGTTCACAGTCCTGCCCGAGAAGAGGCCCGCGTCGGTGGGGACGGCGATGATGGGGTCCACCCATATCTACGACGTCTCATCC GCGGTGAGTCGGAAGGGGGCCAGCGCTCAGGAGCTGCAGGGTGTCGAGGTGGCTCtggcaccagaggagctggagctggatcCCATGGCCATGACCCAGAAATACGAGGAGCACGTGAGGGAGCAGCAAGCGCAGGTGGAGAAGGAAGACTTCAGCGACATGGTGGCCGAGCACGCTGCCAAGCAGAAG cAAAAGAAGAGAAAAGCCCAACCTCAAGACAACCGGGGCGGAGCCAAACGGTACAAAGAGTTCAAGTTTTAG